A segment of the Aliidongia dinghuensis genome:
CCGGCGCCATTCCGCGCCTGGCGGTCGACGCCTCCGGCCACCTGATGGCGAGCGCCGGCTTCGACAAGACGGTCCGGCTCTGGTCGCTGCCCGACGGGCGCGAGAAGGCCGTGCTGCGCCCACCGATCGGCCCGCGGGAGGAAGGCGAGATCTATGCAGTCGCCCTCTCGCCCGACGGCCGCCGCGTGTTCGCCGGCGGCGCCACCGGCGGCAGCTGGGGCAACGGCTTTTCGATCTATGTGTTCGACGCGGACAAGAGCGTGCTCACGAGCCTCCTGCCCGGCCTGCCGGCGCCGGTCAGCGATCTCGCCGTCGCCCCCGACGGCACGCGGTTCGCGGCCGGCCTGATGCAGGGCGGCGTCCGGGTCTGGGACGCCACGAACGGCAAGTCGCTGTTCGAGGACCGGTCGATCGAGGGCCCGGTGCGCACGGTCTTGATCGACCGGCAGAACCGGCTCTATGCCGCCGCCGCGGACGGCAAGGTCCGGGTCTATGGCGCGGACGGCAAGAAGCTCGTCGAGGCACAGCCGGCCCCAGGCTTGAAGCCCTGGGGCTTGGCGCTCTCGCCCGATGGCGGGCTCCTGGGCGTTGCCTATGAGAATGCCGACAAGCAGGGCCGGCTGCGCGTCGACGTGCTGAACGCCCAGAGCCTGAAGCCTGTGTTCACGCCCGATACGACCGGCCTCAAGGGCTCGGGCCTGCTGGCGCTTGCCTGGGCCGCCGACGATCGCGGCGGCGTTCAGCTTCTGGCCGGCGGCTACGCCCGCAGCGACAAGGGCAGCGGCACCGGCAATGAGGCCGCCAACGTCTTGCGCCGCTGGAGCGACTTCGGACTGGGGCCTGCCGTCGACCTGCCGGCCGCGGGCGACACGATCCGGCACATTCTGGCCGTGCCCGGCGGCGGTGCCGTCTATGCGACCGAGGATCCGGGCTGGGGCCGCATCGGCGCGGATGGCAAGATTGCCCGCAAGCCGGAAGCGCCGCTTGTCGACCTGCGCCCGGCGCGCGGCGGCCGCTTCGCCGTCTCGGCCGACGGCCAGACGATCGAATTCTCGACCGGCAAAGGCACGCTCCAGTTCGATGCCGCGAACCGGCAATTGACCAAGGCCGCGGACAATGCTCCGGGCCTCGCCGGACCACGGCTCACGGCACCGGGGCTCGCCCCGAGCGGCTGGCAGGATTCGAACGCCCCGCGGCTTGGGCCGGCCGCGGTCGCGCTCGACAAGGCGGAGTTCGCCCGCGCCCTCACCATCCTGCCGGGCGACGAGCGCGTGCTGATCGGCACGGACACGCATCTGCGCCTGGTCGGGCGCGACGGCAAGCCGATCGCCGCGGTCGAGGTGCCGGCCGCCGTCTGGGCGGTCAGTGCGAGCGCCGACGGCAAGGTCGCGATCGCCGCCCTGCTCGACGGCACGGTTCGCTGGTACGGGCTCGAGGCCACTGCGCCGCTCACCGAGCGCGCGGCGCTCTTCATCCATGGCGACGGCGCACGCTGGATCCT
Coding sequences within it:
- a CDS encoding caspase family protein, whose translation is MIRAALAVLLALLWPLAAATAEEPPQTPYLRIEAGGHTGAIPRLAVDASGHLMASAGFDKTVRLWSLPDGREKAVLRPPIGPREEGEIYAVALSPDGRRVFAGGATGGSWGNGFSIYVFDADKSVLTSLLPGLPAPVSDLAVAPDGTRFAAGLMQGGVRVWDATNGKSLFEDRSIEGPVRTVLIDRQNRLYAAAADGKVRVYGADGKKLVEAQPAPGLKPWGLALSPDGGLLGVAYENADKQGRLRVDVLNAQSLKPVFTPDTTGLKGSGLLALAWAADDRGGVQLLAGGYARSDKGSGTGNEAANVLRRWSDFGLGPAVDLPAAGDTIRHILAVPGGGAVYATEDPGWGRIGADGKIARKPEAPLVDLRPARGGRFAVSADGQTIEFSTGKGTLQFDAANRQLTKAADNAPGLAGPRLTAPGLAPSGWQDSNAPRLGPAAVALDKAEFARALTILPGDERVLIGTDTHLRLVGRDGKPIAAVEVPAAVWAVSASADGKVAIAALLDGTVRWYGLEATAPLTERAALFIHGDGARWILFTPEGLFDHADRGGDDLIGVHLNRAHNQQPEWVSSSQAYRTLYAPAAVRARLAGDPGPARAHLAELGDIRGRLARQPTVEVTGACVPAAGGCTAVAFGARHEAVLPPGAGTLRLHLKLGDRGLGVGAIDAFVNERNAGRFPSPPLASNAGTADIDVPLDPGHDIVQIRAYDGGNSIFAETPILDFSSAEEASGDQRGTLYVLAIGIDRYALPNLALHFAVADAKTFADSIKQSSAPLYKSVDLTLLTDQEATRAGILAAFERLAHLVRSRDTFLFYVASHGVASDDAHRFLLVPQDVADISSMGALARGAIDETTLVTALSRIQAHDALLFLDTCHSGTVTADDLANVGHESGRYILAASSSVQEALDSYDNRNGVFVYALNEALHGRAGQDADGDIGALALGEYVSKRVGQLAREKGHEQDAEFKAAQSELRSFPVGKILH